One window of Centropristis striata isolate RG_2023a ecotype Rhode Island chromosome 23, C.striata_1.0, whole genome shotgun sequence genomic DNA carries:
- the LOC131962442 gene encoding B-cell receptor CD22-like encodes MMVAMCVRFATENVLLHILILSGALACTYKNTPVFITAPQKMEALSGSCLQIPCNFRVNSGIKAESTSHVGVWVKTNPNVNKYPSNVIFNSSSQAKGYPMNLTGKLSEKNCTTLFSSLITTYTDTYYFRYENGTYKATAACDPLQITVKDSAPRPWINISGGVNDLKEKQSVTITCSAFTPCPHSPPKLTWTLQQDPHNIIEQNTDGTFRTKIQETITLSDTHDGLTISCSVGYPVNEGKDVKTAAAEITLSVSYAPKDTSVSVSPSGLVSAGSWVNLTCSSRAKPPVSRFTWFKNSKDGAISVDEGDFYSLNVTDGGDYYCVATNDLGSETSLVIHIEETPDGSLQQGRVLGGVIGFILLICLVVCGQRTEEMAVEEPTRKAEGEDEGIHYGEIDFSKRRPEQSSVSVQDSGQQQDTLYAEVKVSEKANSLTQPADSPDDLYAQVGKK; translated from the exons ATGATGGTGGCCATGTGTGTGAGGTTTGCAACAGAAAACGTGTTACTTCATATCCTCATTCTCTCAG GTGCTTTGGCTTGCACTTACAAAAATACACCTGTATTTATTACTGCACCGCAGAAAATGGAAGCACTGAGTGGGTCTTGTTTGCAAATCCCATGTAACTTTCGTGTGAATTCAGGAATTAAAGCTGAGAGCACAAGTCATGTTGGAGTTTGGGTTAAAACCAACCCTAACGTTAACAAATATCCAAGCAATGTGATTTTCAACAGTAGTAGTCAAGCTAAGGGATATCCAATGAATCTTACTGGAAAACTGAGTGAGAAAAACTGCACCACTTTATTTTCTAGTTTAATCACAAcctacacagacacatactacTTCAGGTATGAGAACGGGACATACAAGGCAACAGCTGCTTGTGACCCTCttcaaataacagttaaag ATTCTGCTCCGAGGCCCTGGATTAATATCTCAGGTGGTGTGAATGATCTGAAGGAGAAGCAGTCTGTCACTATAACCTGCTCAGCTTTCACTCCCTGTCCACACTCCCCTCCTAAACTCACCTGGACTCTCCAACAAGACCCTCACAACATCATAGAGCAAAACACAGATGGAACCTTTAGAACTAAAATCCAGGAGACCATCACTCTGTCAGACACACATGATGGACTCACCATCAGCTGTTCTGTAGGATATCCTGTGAATGAAGGAAAAGATgtgaagacagcagcagcagaaatcaCTCTCAGTGTTTCAT ATGCTCCCAAGGACACCTCAGTGTCCGTCAGTCCATCAGGTTTGGTGTCAGCAGGTAGCTGGGTGAACCTGACCTGCTCCAGCAGAGCCAAACCTCCCGTCAGCCGCTTCACCTGGTTCAAGAACAGCAAAGATGGAGCCATCAGTGTAGATGAAGGAGACTTTTACAGCCTTAATGTCACTGATGGAGGAGATTATTACTGTGTGGCTACAAATGATCTCGGGAGTGAGACATCACTAGTGATCCATATTGAAG aaacaccTGATGGATCTCTACAACAGGGGCGAGTTCTTGGAGGAGTCATTGGCTTCATCCTACTCATCTGCCTGGTGGTCTGT GGTCAAAGAACTGAAGAGATGGCTGTTGAAGAACCAACAAGAAAAGCAGAGGGAGAAGACGAAGGCATCCATTATGGAGAGATCGATTTCTCCAAGCGGAGACCTGAACAGTCCTCAGTCTCAGTGCAGGACAGTGGACAGCAGCAGGACACGCTGTACGCTGAGGTCAAAGTGTCCGAGAAAGCAAACAGCTTAACTCAGCCTGCTGACAGCCCAGACGACCTCTACGCTcaagtggggaaaaaatga
- the LOC131962443 gene encoding myelin-associated glycoprotein-like produces the protein MSVITVQSVKMVTTNMLLSVFFLSGALAACPDEAHLFITAPEQMEALSGSCLQIPCNFSVTSGGRLDSTGTTFGIWINNTTDFSNNPKAVIFNSSKMDIGDLNQKNCTTLFSSIFTNFTGKYFFRIENPSHRATASCNSSRITVKDSALRPWINISGDVNDLKEKQSVTITCSAFTPCPHSPPKLTWTLQQDPHNIMDQNTDGTFRTKIQETITLSDTHDGLTISCSAGYPVNEGKDVKTAAAEITLSVSYAPKDTSVSVSPSGLVSAGSWVNLTCSSRAKPPVSRFTWFKNSKDGAIIVAEGDFYSLNVTDGGDYYCVATNDLGNETSLVISLPIEGNSLPWGLVLGGIIGIIILICLASQTGGELIVKEPASKMEEEDIHYGEIDFSKRRPELPSSSEQNSGQQQETLYAQVNVSRTANGLAQTAEAPEDLYAEVKKY, from the exons ATGAGTGTCATTACAGTCCAGAGTGTGAAAATGGTGACAACCAACATGTTACTGAGCGTCTTCTTTCTTTCAG GTGCTCTGGCTGCTTGTCCTGATGAAGCCCACCTTTTCATCACTGCACCAGAGCAGATGGAAGCACTGAGTGGATCTTGTCTGCAGATCCCATGTAACTTTAGTGTTACATCAGGAGGGAGATTAGACAGCACAGGAACAACCTTTGGAATCTGGATTAATAATACTACTGATTTTTCCAATAATCCAAAGGCTGTGATTTTTAACAGTAGCAAAATGGATATTGGAGACCTCAATCAGAAAAACTGCACCACTTTATTTTCCAGTATATTCACAAATTTCACAGGCAAATACTTCTTCAGGATCGAGAACCCATCACACAGGGCAACAGCTTCTTGTAACTCTAGTCGAATAACAGTTAAAG ATTCTGCTCTGAGGCCCTGGATTAATATCTCAGGTGATGTGAATGATCTGAAGGAGAAGCAGTCTGTCACTATAACCTGCTCAGCTTTCACTCCCTGTCCACACTCCCCTCCTAAACTCACCTGGACTCTCCAACAAGACCCTCACAACATCATGGACCAAAACACAGATGGAACCTTTAGAACTAAAATCCAGGAGACCATCACTCTGTCAGACACACATGATGGACTCACCATCAGCTGTTCTGCAGGATATCCTGTGAATGAAGGAAAAGATgtgaagacagcagcagcagaaatcaCTCTCAGTGTTTCAT ATGCTCCCAAGGACACCTCAGTGTCCGTCAGTCCATCAGGTTTGGTGTCAGCAGGTAGCTGGGTGAACCTGACCTGCTCCAGCAGAGCTAAACCTCCCGTCAGCCGCTTCACCTGGTTCAAGAACAGCAAAGATGGAGCCATCATTGTAGCTGAAGGAGACTTTTACAGCCTTAATGTCACTGATGGAGGAGATTATTACTGTGTGGCTACAAATGATCTCGGAAATGAGACATCACTGGTGATCAGTCTGCCCATtgaag GCAACTCTCTACCGTGGGGGTTAGTTCTTGGAGGAATCATTGGGATCATCATACTCATCTGCCTGGCT AGTCAAACAGGTGGAGAGCTGATTGTTAAAGAGCCTGCAAGTAAGATGGAGGAAGAAGACATCCATTATGGAGAGATTGACTTCTCCAAGCGAAGGCCTGAGCTGCCCTCGTCCTCAGAGCAGAACAGTGGACAGCAGCAGGAGACGCTGTACGCACAGGTCAATGTGTCCAGGACAGCAAACGGCTTAGCACAGACAGCTGAGGCCCCAGAGGATCTCTACGCTGAAGTGAAGAAATACTAA
- the LOC131962444 gene encoding sialic acid-binding Ig-like lectin 7, translated as MSVIAVQSVKMVTANMLLSVFFVSGALSACPHNAGLIIDAPKQMEALSGSCLQIPCNFSVKYKEKFNSTGTIFGVWIKSNSHFDQKTNNVIFNSSKMNNIYPMNLTGDLSEKNCTTLFSSVITSFTDTYYFRVDGSAFFATATCDPLQITVKDSAPRPSIEISGGVNDLKEKQSVTITCSAFTPCPHSPPKLTWTLQQDPHNIIEQNTDATFRTKIQETITLSDTHDGLTISCSAGYPVNEGKDVKTAAAEKITLSVSYAPKNTLVSVSPSGLVSAGSWVNLTCSSRAKPPVSRFTWFKNSKDGAISVTEGDFYSILVTSVTDIKDYYCVATNDLGSQTSPLTNFAEFGVGVNVTVKILGIVALYSTFIIFECWFKSRCCNKPEKEAEEVDYVNRVIEIQAS; from the exons ATGAGTGTCATTGCAGTCCAGAGTGTGAAAATGGTGACAGCCAACATGTTACTGAGCGTCTTCTTTGTTTCAG GTGCTTTGTCTGCTTGTCCTCACAATGCAGGCCTAATCATTGATGCACCAAAGCAGATGGAAGCACTGAGTGGATCTTGTCTGCAGATCCCATGCAACTTTAGTGTTAAATACAAAGAGAAATTCAACAGCACAGGAACAATCTTTGGAGTGTGGATTAAAAGTAACTCCcattttgaccaaaaaacaaacaatgtgatTTTCAACAGCAGCAAGATGAATAACATCTACCCGATGAATCTGACTGGAGACCTGAGTGAGAAAAACTGCACCACTTTGTTTTCCAGTGTAATCACAAGtttcacagacacatactaCTTCAGGGTTGATGGCTCGGCATTCTTTGCAACAGCGACTTGCGATCCTCttcaaataacagttaaag ATTCTGCTCCGAGGCCCAGCATTGAGATCTCAGGTGGTGTGAATGATCTGAAGGAGAAGCAGTCTGTCACTATAACCTGCTCAGCTTTCACTCCCTGTCCACACTCCCCTCCTAAACTCACCTGGACTCTCCAACAAGACCCTCACAACATCATAGAGCAAAACACAGATGCAACCTTTAGAACTAAAATCCAGGAGACCATCACTCTGTCAGACACACATGATGGACTCACCATCAGCTGTTCTGCAGGATATCCTGTGAATGAAGGAAAAGATgtgaagacagcagcagcagaaaaaatCACTCTCAGTGTTTCAT ATGCTCCCAAGAACACCTTAGTGTCCGTCAGTCCATCAGGTTTGGTGTCAGCAGGTAGCTGGGTGAACCTGACCTGCTCCAGCAGAGCCAAACCTCCCGTCAGCCGCTTCACCTGGTTCAAGAACAGCAAAGATGGAGCCATCAGTGTAACTGAAGGAGACTTTTACAGCATCTTGGTGACCAGTGTGACAGATATAAAAGATTATTACTGTGTGGCTACAAATGATCTCGGTAGTCAGACGTCACCATTGACTAATTTTGCAG AGTTTGGGGTTGGTGTGAACGTTACAGTGAAGATCCTGGGAATCGTGGCGCTCTACAGTACATTCATCATCTTTGAGTG CTGGTTTAAATCAAGATGCTGCAACAAACCAGAGAAG GAAGCAGAAGAAGTAGACTACGTCAACAGAGTGATTGAGATTCAAGCATCatga